A window from Vulcanimicrobium alpinum encodes these proteins:
- a CDS encoding protein kinase domain-containing protein: MTGLTGRTLAGRYRVDTPIGRGGMADVYRGTDVMLERTVAVKVLASRDEGASDRFLREARSMARLNHRNIVAVYDAGRSDELPFIVMELVEGHTLGTVRAQERCVHETIEIYIEVLEALAYAHESGVIHRDLKPANVMILPNGAVKLMDFGLARRASDISSVSNAGEIVGTIAYLPPERFLGKPADARSDLYSVGVMLYETFTGIHPFKRENDDLVAVIFGHVNEPPLLPHAVEPSVPVQVERIIMKLLEKEPARRYESASAVASDLRALLMPSATGTAPPRALTEARNDLEAAKRRSSSA; encoded by the coding sequence ATGACCGGGCTCACCGGACGCACCCTGGCCGGCCGGTACCGCGTCGACACGCCGATCGGACGCGGCGGCATGGCCGACGTCTACCGAGGCACCGACGTGATGCTCGAGCGTACGGTCGCCGTCAAAGTCCTCGCCTCCCGTGACGAGGGCGCAAGCGATCGCTTTCTCCGCGAAGCTCGCTCGATGGCACGGCTCAATCATCGCAACATCGTTGCCGTCTACGACGCCGGACGCAGCGACGAGTTACCCTTCATCGTGATGGAGCTCGTGGAGGGACACACTCTTGGGACGGTCCGTGCGCAAGAACGGTGCGTGCACGAAACGATCGAGATCTACATCGAAGTGCTCGAAGCGCTCGCGTACGCGCACGAAAGCGGCGTGATCCACCGCGACCTCAAGCCGGCGAACGTCATGATCCTCCCGAACGGCGCCGTCAAGCTGATGGACTTCGGCCTGGCCCGTCGTGCGAGCGACATCTCGAGCGTGTCAAACGCGGGCGAGATCGTCGGGACGATCGCGTACCTGCCGCCCGAGCGTTTCCTGGGCAAACCCGCAGACGCGCGCAGCGACCTGTACTCGGTGGGCGTGATGCTCTACGAGACGTTCACCGGAATCCACCCGTTCAAGCGCGAGAATGACGATCTGGTCGCGGTAATTTTCGGGCACGTCAACGAGCCGCCGCTGCTGCCGCACGCCGTGGAGCCTTCGGTCCCGGTGCAGGTCGAACGCATCATCATGAAGCTGCTTGAAAAAGAGCCTGCCCGGCGCTACGAGTCGGCGAGCGCCGTCGCGAGCGACCTGCGCGCTTTGCTGATGCCGTCGGCAACCGGCACGGCGCCGCCGCGCGCGTTGACCGAGGCACGGAACGATCTCGAAGCGGCGAAGAGGCGATCGAGTTCCGCGTGA
- a CDS encoding YraN family protein yields the protein MNRAERGRAGEDAAVALLESHGYRIVARNVRLPGGEIDVIARDGDTIVFVEVKARAGTSFGSALGAVDARKRTTLRALAADWLQIAAPRARARFDVVTFDRGRAALHRDAFA from the coding sequence GTGAATCGCGCCGAGCGCGGACGCGCCGGCGAGGATGCCGCCGTCGCCTTGCTGGAGTCGCACGGCTACCGCATCGTCGCGCGCAACGTGCGCCTCCCCGGCGGCGAGATCGACGTCATCGCACGCGACGGCGACACGATCGTCTTCGTCGAGGTGAAAGCGCGCGCCGGCACGTCCTTCGGCAGCGCTCTCGGCGCGGTCGACGCCCGCAAGCGCACGACGCTGCGCGCGCTCGCCGCCGACTGGCTGCAGATCGCCGCCCCGCGCGCGCGGGCGCGCTTCGACGTCGTCACGTTCGACCGCGGCCGCGCCGCGCTCCATCGGGACGCGTTCGCATGA
- a CDS encoding ribonuclease HII: MTLAETARRKKRNAVQRERRRLDRLHRFEERAHAAGHRLIGGIDEVGRGPLAGPVVAACVVVDGPLRLRGLNDSKQVLPELRAALAVEIKASAVAWAVGEASVEEIDRLNIYWASILAMERALAALAIPPDYLLTDAVRIKSWAAPQEPVIKGDAKCATVAAASILAKVHRDALLVDLHARFPHYGFAEHKGYATPQHIAALQQHGPCREHRRAFWRVRAAMDLLPGLEAFDGEAPAT, from the coding sequence GTGACGCTCGCCGAGACGGCGCGCCGCAAAAAGCGCAACGCCGTGCAGCGCGAACGCCGCCGGCTCGACCGCCTGCACCGGTTCGAGGAGCGCGCGCACGCCGCCGGTCATCGGCTTATCGGCGGGATCGACGAAGTGGGCCGCGGGCCGCTCGCCGGCCCTGTTGTCGCCGCGTGCGTCGTCGTCGACGGTCCGCTGCGTCTGCGCGGGCTGAACGATTCCAAACAGGTCCTCCCCGAATTGCGCGCAGCGCTGGCCGTCGAGATCAAAGCGTCCGCGGTCGCCTGGGCGGTCGGCGAAGCCAGCGTCGAAGAGATCGACCGGCTCAACATCTACTGGGCGAGCATCCTCGCGATGGAACGCGCGCTCGCCGCGCTCGCGATACCGCCCGACTATCTGCTGACCGACGCCGTGCGCATCAAGTCGTGGGCTGCGCCGCAAGAGCCGGTGATTAAGGGCGACGCGAAGTGCGCGACCGTGGCGGCCGCCTCGATTCTGGCGAAAGTCCATCGCGACGCGTTGCTCGTCGACCTGCATGCGCGCTTTCCGCACTACGGATTCGCCGAGCATAAGGGGTACGCGACGCCGCAGCACATCGCCGCGCTGCAGCAGCACGGACCGTGCCGCGAGCACCGGCGCGCGTTCTGGCGCGTGCGCGCCGCGATGGACCTGCTCCCCGGACTGGAAGCGTTCGACGGTGAGGCACCCGCGACGTGA
- the ylqF gene encoding ribosome biogenesis GTPase YlqF, translated as MAKGGGPSLQRPEIQWYPGHMAQAMRKLGERLAVVDVVIEVVDARLPRASSNPGLDRLAAAKKRIVVLTCDDLADPHATREWLAWYARNGRTAVAVNGKDQTSVKRVAAALDEIAPGGGTTRAMVVGIPNTGKSSIINGLLRRTAAKAEDKAGVTRSLQWFRIRPTLEVMDSPGILVPKIATPDAQWQLALTGALPRERFDAEDVIAHFVAWSHAHGAAHVPDLETFARARGFARRGGDVDLHNAAGAYLKDVGEGKFGRITFERPEAAA; from the coding sequence GTGGCGAAAGGCGGAGGACCGAGCCTCCAGCGGCCGGAGATCCAGTGGTATCCGGGTCACATGGCGCAGGCGATGCGCAAGCTCGGCGAACGGCTTGCGGTCGTCGACGTCGTCATCGAGGTCGTCGACGCGCGGCTGCCGCGCGCCAGTTCCAACCCCGGGCTCGATCGGCTCGCGGCGGCGAAGAAGCGCATCGTCGTGCTCACCTGCGACGACCTTGCCGATCCGCACGCGACGCGGGAATGGCTAGCGTGGTACGCCCGGAACGGCCGCACCGCCGTGGCGGTCAACGGCAAAGATCAGACGTCGGTCAAGCGGGTCGCGGCCGCGCTCGACGAAATCGCGCCGGGCGGCGGGACGACGCGGGCGATGGTGGTCGGCATCCCGAACACGGGCAAATCCTCGATCATCAACGGATTGCTGCGCCGCACGGCGGCGAAAGCCGAAGACAAAGCCGGAGTCACCCGCTCCCTGCAGTGGTTCCGAATTCGCCCGACACTCGAAGTCATGGATTCACCGGGAATCTTGGTTCCGAAGATCGCCACGCCTGACGCGCAATGGCAGCTCGCCCTCACCGGCGCCCTGCCGCGCGAACGCTTCGACGCCGAAGACGTCATCGCGCACTTCGTCGCGTGGTCGCACGCGCACGGAGCGGCGCACGTTCCCGATCTCGAGACGTTCGCGCGCGCGCGCGGATTTGCGCGGCGCGGCGGCGACGTCGATCTGCACAACGCCGCCGGCGCCTATCTGAAAGATGTCGGCGAGGGGAAGTTCGGCCGCATCACGTTCGAACGTCCGGAGGCGGCGGCGTGA
- the lepB gene encoding signal peptidase I has protein sequence MTRARTFVSLSAQVVVLAAIAAAFFVRTPQVDGLSMEPRVHAGEFVLINTLAYRFGTVQRGDVVAFRHDTPTPETYIKRVVALPGEQVRVDRGVVSVNGRALAEPYVQFPDRRSAPAVTVPAGAYYVLGDNRADSDDSRSWGVLPQHDIVGKALVGIWPPRRI, from the coding sequence GTGACACGGGCGCGGACGTTCGTCTCGCTTTCTGCGCAGGTCGTGGTGTTGGCGGCGATCGCGGCGGCGTTCTTCGTCCGCACGCCGCAAGTCGACGGGCTCTCGATGGAGCCGCGCGTCCACGCCGGCGAGTTCGTCTTGATCAACACGCTCGCGTATCGCTTCGGCACGGTGCAGCGCGGCGACGTCGTGGCGTTCCGCCACGACACGCCGACCCCCGAGACGTACATCAAGCGCGTCGTCGCGCTCCCCGGCGAGCAGGTCCGCGTCGACCGCGGCGTCGTCTCGGTGAACGGGCGCGCGCTGGCCGAGCCCTACGTGCAGTTCCCGGACCGGCGCAGCGCCCCGGCGGTGACGGTCCCGGCCGGAGCCTACTACGTGCTGGGCGACAATCGCGCCGACAGCGACGACTCGCGCAGTTGGGGCGTCCTGCCGCAGCACGATATCGTCGGCAAGGCGCTCGTCGGCATCTGGCCGCCGCGCCGCATCTGA